One part of the Arachidicoccus terrestris genome encodes these proteins:
- a CDS encoding DUF417 family protein → MKSETTQGNLIKLANWISAKNLPFLFISIAMVVMLLWAGSFKMTNSGAEGIIPLVSNSPFISWHFKLFGPYIGSDIIGITEIIAAILFIIAYSKPQAGIIGGLITIVMFFITSTMLITTPDTIIKVNGMGYMNNLGLFLFKDTISLGVSFYLISYFGKKAITSQNTK, encoded by the coding sequence ATGAAATCGGAAACAACACAAGGCAACTTAATCAAATTGGCGAACTGGATAAGCGCAAAAAACTTACCTTTCCTGTTTATCAGCATTGCTATGGTCGTCATGCTCCTTTGGGCAGGCTCTTTTAAAATGACTAACTCTGGCGCTGAGGGCATCATTCCCCTGGTTTCAAACAGTCCGTTCATCAGCTGGCATTTTAAGCTTTTCGGGCCTTATATTGGCTCAGATATTATTGGCATTACAGAGATCATTGCCGCAATACTTTTTATTATCGCTTATTCCAAACCTCAAGCTGGCATTATTGGAGGGTTGATTACAATAGTTATGTTTTTTATTACCAGTACTATGCTCATTACCACGCCTGACACCATAATTAAAGTCAACGGTATGGGTTATATGAACAACCTTGGTCTGTTCCTCTTCAAAGATACTATATCACTAGGCGTGTCCTTTTACCTGATTAGTTATTTTGGCAAAAAGGCGATCACTTCTCAAAATACAAAATAG
- a CDS encoding haloalkane dehalogenase, which produces MERKTNVQTIFSEKPFAQKKFIEIKGRRMAYIDEGEGDPIVFQHGNPTSSYLWRNIMPYCRNFGRLIACDLIGMGDSEKLPNSGPKRYSYLEQRSFLFALWEELKLGTKVILVLHDWGSVLGFDWANQNRSRIQGIVYMEALAIPFKWNEFEPKVSDLFRALRSPAGEELVLKDNVFVEKVLPGGILRELSDAEMAEYRRPYLNEGEDRRPTLSFPCQIALDGEPKEVAEIVAEYGNWLKQSQVPKLWIHGDPGAVENDSIRKFCSTWPNQTETSVKGKHFLQEDSPMEIGKAIAEFVKKLR; this is translated from the coding sequence ATGGAACGCAAAACGAACGTACAGACCATTTTTAGCGAAAAACCTTTTGCCCAAAAGAAATTTATCGAGATTAAAGGCCGACGTATGGCTTATATTGATGAAGGCGAAGGCGACCCTATTGTATTTCAGCACGGTAATCCTACTTCATCCTATCTCTGGCGAAATATAATGCCTTATTGCCGTAATTTTGGGCGCCTTATCGCCTGCGATTTGATTGGTATGGGCGACTCGGAAAAGCTCCCCAACTCAGGACCTAAACGGTATTCATATCTAGAGCAACGTAGCTTTCTTTTTGCACTTTGGGAAGAATTGAAACTGGGAACAAAGGTGATATTGGTGCTTCACGACTGGGGTTCGGTATTGGGCTTTGATTGGGCAAATCAAAACCGTTCCCGAATTCAGGGTATCGTTTACATGGAAGCATTGGCGATTCCTTTTAAGTGGAATGAATTTGAACCTAAAGTAAGCGATTTATTCCGGGCTTTACGTTCTCCCGCAGGTGAGGAGTTGGTTTTAAAAGACAATGTGTTTGTTGAAAAGGTTTTGCCGGGAGGGATTTTGCGAGAACTCAGCGATGCGGAAATGGCAGAGTATCGGCGGCCCTACCTTAACGAGGGTGAGGATCGCCGTCCGACATTGTCATTTCCATGTCAAATTGCTCTGGATGGGGAGCCTAAGGAAGTGGCTGAAATAGTAGCTGAATATGGAAATTGGCTTAAACAAAGTCAGGTTCCTAAGCTTTGGATTCATGGCGACCCCGGAGCAGTGGAAAATGATAGCATACGCAAATTCTGCAGCACATGGCCCAATCAAACAGAGACTTCAGTGAAGGGAAAACATTTTTTGCAAGAAGATAGCCCCATGGAAATCGGAAAAGCCATTGCCGAATTTGTAAAAAAGTTGCGTTGA
- a CDS encoding Crp/Fnr family transcriptional regulator: protein MKFQQQHMHEYVIKNIQRHIEPTEEETQIFSSLAIIKTVKRKELLLTEGDLARHQFFVISGCLRTYTIDAGGKEHVLMFAPEDWWCSGDLYSFLSGQKSVNNLEALEPTVLLQISKNNLDILYKRAPKFERFFRILFQNAFVFHQNRINAGLSKPAEGRYDLFTEAYPGLENRIPQKYIASYIGVTPEFFSQMKASMFRRKS from the coding sequence TTGAAATTCCAGCAACAGCACATGCACGAATATGTTATAAAAAATATACAGCGGCACATTGAGCCGACTGAGGAAGAGACACAAATTTTTTCCTCCCTTGCAATTATTAAAACCGTTAAAAGAAAAGAACTTTTATTAACAGAAGGTGATTTGGCGCGACATCAGTTTTTTGTGATCAGCGGTTGTCTGCGAACCTATACAATTGATGCTGGCGGCAAGGAACATGTTTTGATGTTCGCACCAGAAGATTGGTGGTGTAGCGGCGATTTATATAGCTTTTTGTCGGGACAGAAGAGTGTCAATAATCTAGAAGCGTTGGAGCCTACCGTCCTATTACAAATCAGCAAAAACAATTTGGACATTCTGTATAAGCGAGCACCAAAATTCGAACGATTTTTCAGAATTTTATTTCAAAATGCTTTTGTCTTTCATCAAAACAGAATAAATGCCGGCCTTTCAAAACCTGCGGAGGGAAGATATGATCTGTTCACCGAAGCTTACCCAGGTCTTGAAAACCGGATTCCGCAAAAATATATTGCCTCATATATCGGTGTTACACCGGAATTCTTTAGCCAGATGAAAGCAAGTATGTTTCGCAGAAAATCTTAA
- a CDS encoding alpha/beta fold hydrolase, which produces MKPILRFLFIGSFVLLLSLYFCSCGNNKPHTKITGKMDSSIRNNGVVINYNDSKIGDTVLFFIHGWGINQSYWAKQASFFSNHYRVITIDLPGFGKSGKNRTSWTVEEYAKDVNTVIRALNLKNVVLIGHSMSGSIIVESAITYPKLIIGLVGVDNLKNIGLILTPQMEKEWAEAYADIRRHFKANVLEERKHLFSPSTDSAIQQRVLKDILSSDSVIAANCLEDLDKYPFLEKLKLLHKPLYLINSDYHPTDTLAFEKNQIEYHLLNMGPTGHYPMLESPDRFNQLLKLAITKMTSNSRNAKESPSF; this is translated from the coding sequence ATGAAACCAATCCTTCGATTTTTATTTATCGGCAGCTTTGTATTGCTTCTATCACTATATTTTTGTTCCTGTGGAAATAATAAGCCGCATACAAAAATAACAGGCAAAATGGACAGCTCAATCCGTAATAATGGGGTAGTTATTAATTATAATGACAGCAAAATCGGAGACACTGTTTTGTTTTTCATTCACGGATGGGGCATTAACCAAAGCTATTGGGCTAAGCAAGCCTCATTTTTTTCTAACCACTATCGGGTAATTACTATTGACTTACCGGGATTTGGTAAATCCGGCAAGAACCGGACTTCTTGGACAGTGGAAGAATATGCCAAAGATGTAAATACTGTGATCAGAGCATTAAATTTAAAAAATGTAGTCCTTATTGGTCATTCTATGAGTGGCTCAATCATTGTTGAATCGGCCATCACTTATCCGAAACTCATTATTGGCCTTGTTGGCGTTGACAATCTCAAAAACATCGGATTAATACTCACCCCTCAAATGGAAAAAGAATGGGCAGAAGCCTATGCCGACATTAGACGACATTTTAAAGCAAATGTATTGGAAGAGCGCAAGCACCTATTCTCACCCTCTACTGACAGCGCAATACAACAAAGAGTTTTGAAAGACATACTAAGTTCTGATTCCGTCATTGCCGCCAATTGCTTAGAAGATCTTGATAAATATCCTTTTTTGGAAAAACTCAAGCTGCTCCATAAGCCGCTGTATCTGATTAATAGCGACTATCATCCTACCGATACCCTTGCGTTTGAGAAAAACCAGATTGAATATCATCTACTAAACATGGGTCCAACAGGGCACTATCCCATGCTTGAGAGTCCGGACCGGTTTAATCAACTTTTAAAGCTGGCGATCACTAAAATGACAAGTAATTCAAGAAACGCTAAAGAATCTCCTTCTTTCTGA
- a CDS encoding GlxA family transcriptional regulator, translated as MKRLTIIIPAGQTNLYTIAGVVGAYEIFSTANEYCTQMSKRDLFKIELASTSKRSEVYKGSFALIPQKLITSIKKTDLIIIPSLVRNLEKIVHQEKKLIKWLQKQYENGAEIASMCTGAFMLASSGLLNGKSCSTHWFAADAFRTMFPKVNLQTDKLITDENGLYTNGGAYSFLNLLLYLIEKYYDRQTAILCSKIFQIEMDRQTQATFTIFTGQKLHGDELIKQAQTYIEDNISEKITVEGLAARFAVGRRHFDRRFIKATDNTPAEYVQRVKMEAAKRLIETTQKTINEVMYEVGYSDTNAFRNLFRKITGLPPVEYKHKYNREGFAQASNHSSLK; from the coding sequence ATGAAACGTCTAACTATAATTATCCCGGCCGGCCAAACGAATCTTTATACTATTGCTGGAGTAGTTGGTGCTTATGAAATCTTTTCAACCGCCAATGAATATTGTACCCAGATGAGCAAGAGAGATCTTTTTAAAATCGAACTGGCAAGTACTTCAAAAAGAAGTGAAGTCTATAAGGGCTCATTTGCGCTTATTCCTCAAAAACTAATTACGTCTATCAAAAAAACTGACTTAATCATTATCCCTTCCTTAGTTCGCAACCTTGAAAAAATCGTACACCAGGAAAAGAAGTTAATCAAATGGCTTCAAAAGCAATACGAAAATGGGGCAGAGATTGCAAGTATGTGTACAGGTGCATTTATGCTGGCCTCCTCTGGTTTGTTGAATGGCAAAAGTTGCTCTACACATTGGTTCGCAGCAGATGCATTTCGAACTATGTTTCCCAAGGTGAATTTACAGACAGACAAGCTGATTACCGATGAAAATGGACTCTATACAAACGGAGGCGCTTACTCTTTTCTGAATCTCTTACTTTATTTGATAGAAAAATATTATGACAGGCAAACGGCTATATTATGTTCAAAAATATTTCAAATTGAAATGGACCGGCAAACTCAGGCTACTTTTACCATATTTACAGGGCAGAAGCTTCACGGTGACGAGCTAATCAAGCAAGCGCAAACATACATTGAAGATAATATTTCTGAAAAAATAACAGTAGAAGGTCTTGCTGCCAGATTCGCTGTTGGAAGGCGGCATTTCGACCGTAGATTTATTAAGGCAACAGACAATACCCCGGCAGAATATGTACAGCGGGTAAAAATGGAAGCAGCAAAACGATTAATTGAGACAACTCAAAAAACAATTAATGAAGTGATGTATGAAGTGGGGTATAGTGACACCAATGCTTTCAGAAACTTATTCAGAAAGATTACAGGACTTCCTCCTGTAGAATACAAACACAAATATAACAGAGAAGGTTTCGCACAAGCATCTAATCACTCTTCATTAAAATAG